Below is a genomic region from Deinococcus ruber.
CACAGCCGCTCATACCGGGCGGACTCGCTGAGGGCAGTGTCGAGAAAGCCACCCAGTCGCGCAACCGGCACCGACGCCGTCAGCAGCGGCGCCACGCCACCGAAGCCCTGGTATCCCTGCGCACGGTACACACTCACCGCGACCTCCGCCAGGCTGGGCCGAGCGGCGAAGGTTTTGGTGACCGCGTCGTGCGCGAGATGCAGGGCGCGCGCGTGGGTCGCGTCGTCCTCGTTCACCAGCAGCACCGCGTGAGCCGCCTCCATGCGGCCGTTGCCGGCATACTCGCAGCGGTGCAGTTCCGGCAGCTCAGGCAGGCTGAGCCGCGGCAGCGCCGCGGTGGGCCGAGTGCCGGGCGCGAGTGGCTGCACAGCCCCCGGCACCGGCACGGCTGGGAATGTCGAGGGTTGTACCAGCGGCAGGGGCAGGCGGCCTGCCGGCTTGCTGGGCGCGGCGAGTGTCTGACCAGCCGCCCACAGGGCCGTTCCGGTCAGCAGTCGCAGCGCGTGTCGTCGTGAGCAGTGAGGGGTCATCAGCAGGGGTTCCTCCAGCATTCGAGTCAGAGCGTAGACACCGTTGGTAAAGCCCAGCCATAGACATCCACGCGGCGCTGCTGGCGTGTGTGCGGATGCCGTGTCGGCAAGTGGCGTTCAACCGCATGTCGTCCAACGTGCCGGAGGAGGGGAACCCAGCAAGGTCGAAATGTGCGAACGGATGCACAGGGCGCGGGATGGCGAGCTTGCCTGTCCAGCGTCGATCGGCATCGCTGTCAACCGTTCTTCGTGTACGTGCGGCAGGAGCACGCCTGACCATCTGGCAGGTCTACCCAGGTCGAGCAGGAGATTCAAGCAGCCGAGCGAGCCAATGCTCGACTGCGAGATCAATGTGACCGGGGGCCGCTGCATTTTCTTGCTCAATCGCCACGATATACGACTTGGTGAGTTCTACCGCTGCTCGCATGGCATCGGGATGCAGAGCGTGAACAGCCTTCGCTCCCATGCGTTCGATGCGCAGGCGTGTGATTTCGGCGCGGTCGTAGAACTGGAGTGAACCCTCCCAACCGGTTCACCGTCATTTTTGATGATTGCTCATCACATGGCCTCCAATGAGGTATGGAAAATGAAGCGCTGACCGCTCTCTTTCTGACACAGCTTCCTGGGTTTCGGCTGGATACGGTGCAGGTCGAAGAGACCGTCGCCGTTGTCGCCACCAGCATCCAAGCAACCTCGGCTTGTCCGACGTGTGGCCTCTCCAGTGCTCGAATTCACAGTCGGTATCGCCGTCACCTCAGTGATCTCCCAGCATGTGGAACGGCAGTGACGCTCGAACTGGCCGTTCGCCGCTTCGTCTGTACAGAGCCACTGTGTCGTCGACAAATCTTTTGTGAGCGATTTGTCGATGGACTCATGCCTTCCGTTCGTCGAAGTCGGCGGGCGCTGGCAACCATCCAGCAGGTGTCCGTGGTGCTTGGAGGGAATGCCGGTGCTGCCTTGCTGAAACAGATGCAGTGTCGGGTGAGTGCATCCACCGTGCTGCGGGCAGCACGGCTCCTGCCTCCAATCGTGCGACCCGTCCCCGAGATCATTGGTGTGGATGATTTCGCGTTTCGGCGTGGTCACGTCGATGGGACGGTCATCGTCGACCTGACGACACGTAGGCCGATCGAACGCCTCGCAGATCGAAGCGCGAGCACGCTGGCTGCATGGCTGAAGCAGCACCCACACATTCAACTCATCCGTCGTGACCGCTCGTTGGACTATGAACAGGGAATGTGTGAAGGTGCACCGACAGCGCAACAGGTTCTGGATCGTTGGCATGTCCTGAAAAACTGTCGAGAAGCTCTGGAACGTCCATTGGCACGCGACCGTACGGCCATTGTCGAGATCTGCCAAGCTCAGGTTCCGGTGCCGCCGCCCCCACGCAGCCACAGTGAACAGGTGCGCCGCAGAGAACGTCAGCAAGCACGTCAGCAGGTGGTTGACCAAGTTCATGCGTTGTCCTCAGGCGGCCGTAGTCAACGCGCCATCAGCCGTACACTCCATCTGAGTCGCGGACGGGTTCGAGCCGCGCTCACAGCCAAGATGCCACCACCGCTCGGTCGGCAGCAGCGCCGCCCAGGGATCTTGGCACCCTTCTTGCCATCCCTCCAACACCGCTTCGCTCAAGGGGAACGCAACGCTGGACAACTCCTCAGGGAGATGCGTCAGCAGGGATTTTCTGGTTCACGGAAACGGGTCGCGCACTGGATGCAGATGCGTCGCACCATCCCAGCAAAGACCACGCCAGGCCCGTATGTCGCGACAGCGGTGAAGAGCGGATCGAGGCCGCCGTCCACGCACACCGTCAGCGGTACGTCAGAGCGGGCGTGGACGTTTCAACACCTGATCTGGGTCATGCTCCGAGATCAGACCAAGCTCGACACGCAGGATCAACAGGTGCTGGCTGCCATCAAAGCTCGTTCTGAGGTCGTGAGCTGTGCTCACGACCTCACTCAGGCCTTCACACGGTTGATGCGTGAACGACAGTCGCAGGCCCTCGAACCCTGGTTCCAGTCCGCGAAGACGTCTGGTCTGCCGGAGTTCGTGACGTTCGCCCGCGGTCTTGAACGCGATGTGATCGCGCTGAAAGCAGCACTTGTGCTGCGGTGGTCAAACGGCCCCGTTGAGGGCATTGTCAACAACATCAAATTGATCAAACGCCAAGCGTATGGCCGAGCCTCATTTCAACTCCTGCGACAACGCGTCCTGATGGCCATGTGACGAGCAATCATCAAAAATGACGGTGAACCTGCGTTATGGGTTCATTCCAGGGTCTTGAATTGGTATGAACCCATACAGCAACTTCATTCCATTCTGAGGGCCTGCTCCCCGCCCCCGCTATACTGCCCCTCATGCCCCGTGCCGCCCGCGCTGAGATCACGCTCCAGGCCCCTTTGGAACGGGTCTTTGAACTGCTGGTGGACTTCGGCGCCTACAGGCGCTGGAATCCCTTCGTGGTGGACGTCACGGGTGCTGCCCGCGCTGCCGAGGGCGTGCAAATGCGCTTCAGGCTGCGCTGGCGTGAGGGTCGGTACATCCATTCCGACGAACGGGTCACGCGCGTGCATCCTCCGGCCGATGGCGCGGCGCTGGTCGCCTGGCGTTACGACAGTCCGTTGGCCCACTGGGGCCTTCTGCGCTCAGAGCGGGTACAGACGCTCAGGCGCCTCCCGAACGGCCACACGGCCTACACCACCGAGGAGGTCTTCCATGGACCGGCAGCCGCATTCGTTCCCGTGCAGTGGGTGCAGGCGGGGTTCAAAGCCCAGGCGCGGGCCATGAACGATGACCTGTCGTCCTCAACGCCAGCAGTGTCGCCCGAGGATCTGTCTGGCTGACATTTCAGAGCCAGAGGATGATGCAGGCGACGTGGACAGCGGCTAAAAATGCCCGTCAGCTTCAGACCGGCGGCGCTCAGGGCCACCAGCACCGTCACCACCAATCCGGCCACCTGCACCAGGCGGACGGCTGGACGGAGGTGGTCGAGACCCGCCCGCTTAAACCCGCGGTCCGCTAGGCGCACACACGCCCAAACCACGCTCAGACCACCCAGCAGGAGGGCCAGACCGGTCAGCAGCCGGGTCGTATGACTGGGCGCGAGATCTTCGATGAAGAGCGGGGAACTGGCGAACAGCAGCAGGCCCACCAACAGCACGATCCAGCTGCGGCGCATTCAGATCCACTCCAGGACGAAGTGTGTGCTGTCGGCGGGGCGGTGTGAACGTGGAGCGTGAGACGGTGACGTGGGATTGGGCATGGCTTGACCACCGGCGTCGTCACTTCAAGCCCGGTATCACGTCTGCGGGTATACCTGCGTTTTACTGCGTGTCAGGACACTCCTGACATGCGTCCACCCTTGCGGTCTTCCCTCTCGCATCTCCGGCCTGCCGCCCTGCTCCGCTTGCTGCTGGGGATCCTACTGCCACTGATTCTGGTGGGAATCGTCGGTGAAGACGTCCTGGAGCACCAGCGATATGCGTTCGAGACGCCGCTGATGCTCTGGCTGCATGCTCACAGCACGCCACTGCTGGATCAGATCGCGGTCGTGCTCGCAACGGTCGGCGGGGCCACCGTCATTGCCCCGCTCAGTGCGGTGCTTGCCTATCTGCTCTACCGGCGTTCGTTCATTGCCTCGCGCTTTTTCGTGGTCGCCGTGCTGGGCGCGGCGCTGCTGAACGGCATCATGAAACTGACCTTTCATCGTGCCCGACCGGAACTCTGGCCCCGGTTACTCCCAGAAACCGGCGCGTCCTTCCCCAGTGGCCACAGCATGTACAGCGCCGCCTTCGTGACCGCCCTGATCCTGCTCGCGTGGCCCACCCGGTACCGCTGGGTGTCACTGGGGCTAGGCGCTGCGTTCACCCTGCTGGTCGGCTGGTCGCGGGTCGATCTTGGCGTGCATTTTCCGACCGACGTGCTGGCTGGATGGCTGAGCGGCGCAGCCTGGGCGTTGGGCGTGTACAGCGTGCTCAGGCCCACTCGCCTGCTGCTCCCACAAGGAACGGTATGAGGATCCTGATCGTCGAGGACGACCCGTTCATCGCCGATCTGCTCCGCGATGGCCTGGCGGACGATGGCCATGAATGCGACCTGGCTCCCACTGCCCGTGCGGGCGAGGAACTCGCGCAGCTCTTCCCGTACGGGCTGGTGCTGCTGGATGTGATGCTGCCGGAGGGGATGGATGCGGGCTTCCAGCTCGGCAAGCACCTACGCGCGCACGGTGTGACGGCCCCGATCCTCTACCTGACCGCCAGGGGCGCGGTCGAAGACCGAATCTCCGGTCTGGATGCGGGTGGGGACGATTACCTGGGAAAGCCGTTTGATTTCGGTGAGCTGCGTGCGCGCATCCGCGCGCTGCTGCGCCGCGCCGCCGGGCAGGTGCAACACACGGTGGCGCTCCCGCAGGGCTTCATGGTGAATCTGACCAGCCGGGAACTTTACCGCGCGGGCCAGCGGATCGAGGTCACGCGCCGAGAAATGCTGCTGCTCGAACTGTTGATCCTCCATCCGGGCCGCGCGTTCACCCGCGAGGAGATCATCGACCGGCTCTGGGGCGGGGAAGGCGGGGTGGAGCCGAAAGTGATTGACGTGTACGTCAGCACCCTGCGCCGCAAGACCGCTGAGGCGGTGATCGAGACACTTCGGGGGCACGGTTACCGGCTGGGGGCGCTGCCGGAACTCGGTCCGTGATGCGGCAGATCCGCTCTCTGAGTCTGCGCCTGAAGCTGACACTCGGGTACGCACTGATCTTCTCACTCAGTGTGCTGCTGGGCGCCGCAGGCGTATACCTGAGTGCCAGCAGCACCCTGCAGCATTCGCTCGACACCACCCTGAGCGAAACGGCGAGCGTGGCCCAGGCGAGTATCGAACACCAGCAGGGGCGGTATGTGTTTGCGTCTGGCCTGAAACCGAGTGGCGACGTGTACGTTGATCTGCTGGACCAGCGGGGAACCCGGCTGGCCTTCGCAGGGACTGGCGTGGATGACCTGCCATTGCCACCCACACAGGGGCTCAGGACTGCAAAGGCGCGCCGGTATCTCACGCAGCAGGTGCAGGGCGGGTTGTTCCTGCGGGTGTCCAGATCCAGCGACATTCTCTCGGAGGTGACGGAAATGCTCGGACGGATCCTGGCGATCGGCAGTCTGGGCATGATCCTGTTGGCCTGCGCGGCCGGGTACTTCCTCGCGGACCGGGCGCTGCGGCCGATGGATGCCGTGGCCCGCCTTGCCAGCCGCATCACCGAGAGCGGCAACTACACGCAGCGGGTGCCAGCAGTCGTGGGCACCGATGAAATGGCGGTGCTGACCAACACCGTCAACCGTCTGCTCGATCATATGGCAGGGACCATTGAGCGAGAACAATCCTTCGCTCGCATTGCCGCGCATGAGCTCCGCACGCCGCTGACGGCCATCAAGGGTCGGTTGGATCTCGCGTTGGAGCGTCCCCGTGACAATGCCACGTATCAGAAGACGCTGGAAGTCATGCGGAGTCGTGTCTACGCGCTGGTGTCGCTGAGTGAAGGCCTGCTGGAACTCGCGAGCACCGACGCACCCCTGAAACTGCAGCGGGTGGAACTGGGGTCGGTGGTGCTGGACGTCGTGGAGCGTCTGGAAGAGGCCTTCAAAGCGCGGGGGAAACACCTCGAGCTGGACGTGGGAGAGAATTGGGTATCGGCGGAACTGCCGGGATTGCAGCACCTGGTGCAGAATCTCGTTGAGAATGCCCTGAAGCATGGTGGAGGGCAGGTGGTGGTGCAGGTTGCGCCGGGCCTGTTGGCGGTGCACGATGGGGGCATGGGACCGGATCCTGGTGAATGGGAACGGCTGCTCCGCCCGTTCGAACGCGGCTCGACCGCCCACACGGTGCCTGGCAATGGGTTGGGGTTGGCACTGGTGCAGTCCTTGGCTCGGCGATGGCACGCCGTGATCACACCAAGCTGGTCGGAGAAGGGATTCACTGTGGAGCTTCACTGGCCACCCTGACCCGGCGTGTCCTTTGGCGCGCGCAGTTCCGAGACTGTTCCACGATGCGCGGCGTGCCCTGGTAGACAGGCTCGGTGAGTTGCTGACGAGCATGATTTGATACATCACCGTCTCCGTGTGCACCTGCCACAGCCCCCGCCACGCCTGAACGAACTGCAGCGGCCGCTGTGCGCACGTGGCACACACGTCAACGGCCTCATCCCACTGCGCCCACGTCCCGAGCGGGTGGCCGGGCCGCCGTGCGTGCGAAGGCTGACACGTTACGGTTTATGGTATCAGGCGAAGAAGGGCGTCCAGGGGGGCGTTTACGCGATCCAATTCCAGTTCCGGTTGTAGCGCGGCAAGGCATGGCTCCGCGAGGAACGTCTGTCGCACGTGATTTCAGCAAGACGTGGTGCATCGCGGATGAGTTGCACCGCGACCGGTGCTGGTTCCTGACCAACCCTGACCAGCTTGTCGGGCGAACCGTGCTGGCTGAGCAGGGAAGCATCGCCCATCCTGGCTGGGATGTAGCCCTTCAGCCGTAGGGCCAGCCTGACGTCGTCTTGAATCCCCTGCTCGAACGTCGTCATGTTTTCTGTCACTCGAAGGTACGGAAAAGGTCTGCACCCCCTGTGTGCAATAGTTGAAGGGCAAGTGGGGCGACGGTTCACGTCGCCCACTTGCCTTGTCATGATTCAGGTCGGGGGAGGTGGCGTCAACGTTGCCGAGGAAGGTTGCCGGGTTCTGCCACGTCCCCCACATGTTCACCATAGGCCTTCAAAACATCTTGGCTCGGTTCACGTCCGTGTCGAGCCGTCCTACTTGACGATGGGCGTGAGAAACGCAGCGAGATCCAGGCGACCATACCCGAGCTTCTTGTCATAGCGCTGATTGAGCGGGTTGGTGTAGAGGTTGACGGCGGTGGCGGCCATGCTCGTGGTGATATTGGAGACCGGCACCTTCAGCGGCTGTCCAAGGGCCAGGGCCAGGCCGCCCGCCACTATCGGGGCGGCCTGGCTGGTGCCGCTCCACGCGGCCATCAGATTGCCGGGGGCCGGGGCATACACGTTCTCGCCAGGGGCCATGAGTTCGAGTTCTTTGGCGTAGTTCGAGAAGCTGGATTTGGTGTCCGTCAGATCGACGCTGCCGACACTGAGCAGGCCGAAAATCTTGGTGGCACTCGCCGCCGGATAGGTGATCTTGTCCTCGTTGGCATTGCCGGCCGAGGACACCACCAGGACGCCTTTGGCGGTGGCGGCGGTGATGGCCTGCTGGATGATCTTGGAATCGCTGGTGCTGCCGAGGCTCAGGTTGATGACGTTCGCGCCTTTCGCCACCGCCCAGGTGATGGCCTGGGCGATCGTGGTCAGGTCGCCGGAACCGTCGGGGCCAAGGACGCGAATGGGCATGATCCTGGCCCGGGGCGCAATCTGCAGGATGATGCCCGCCACGTTGGTACCGTGGCCGAATCCCCCAGTGCCGAGGGTACCTTCATCCTGCGGCACCGTGTCGCCGGC
It encodes:
- a CDS encoding response regulator transcription factor, producing the protein MRILIVEDDPFIADLLRDGLADDGHECDLAPTARAGEELAQLFPYGLVLLDVMLPEGMDAGFQLGKHLRAHGVTAPILYLTARGAVEDRISGLDAGGDDYLGKPFDFGELRARIRALLRRAAGQVQHTVALPQGFMVNLTSRELYRAGQRIEVTRREMLLLELLILHPGRAFTREEIIDRLWGGEGGVEPKVIDVYVSTLRRKTAEAVIETLRGHGYRLGALPELGP
- a CDS encoding phosphatase PAP2 family protein gives rise to the protein MRPPLRSSLSHLRPAALLRLLLGILLPLILVGIVGEDVLEHQRYAFETPLMLWLHAHSTPLLDQIAVVLATVGGATVIAPLSAVLAYLLYRRSFIASRFFVVAVLGAALLNGIMKLTFHRARPELWPRLLPETGASFPSGHSMYSAAFVTALILLAWPTRYRWVSLGLGAAFTLLVGWSRVDLGVHFPTDVLAGWLSGAAWALGVYSVLRPTRLLLPQGTV
- a CDS encoding SRPBCC domain-containing protein, which encodes MPRAARAEITLQAPLERVFELLVDFGAYRRWNPFVVDVTGAARAAEGVQMRFRLRWREGRYIHSDERVTRVHPPADGAALVAWRYDSPLAHWGLLRSERVQTLRRLPNGHTAYTTEEVFHGPAAAFVPVQWVQAGFKAQARAMNDDLSSSTPAVSPEDLSG
- a CDS encoding ISL3 family transposase, yielding MENEALTALFLTQLPGFRLDTVQVEETVAVVATSIQATSACPTCGLSSARIHSRYRRHLSDLPACGTAVTLELAVRRFVCTEPLCRRQIFCERFVDGLMPSVRRSRRALATIQQVSVVLGGNAGAALLKQMQCRVSASTVLRAARLLPPIVRPVPEIIGVDDFAFRRGHVDGTVIVDLTTRRPIERLADRSASTLAAWLKQHPHIQLIRRDRSLDYEQGMCEGAPTAQQVLDRWHVLKNCREALERPLARDRTAIVEICQAQVPVPPPPRSHSEQVRRRERQQARQQVVDQVHALSSGGRSQRAISRTLHLSRGRVRAALTAKMPPPLGRQQRRPGILAPFLPSLQHRFAQGERNAGQLLREMRQQGFSGSRKRVAHWMQMRRTIPAKTTPGPYVATAVKSGSRPPSTHTVSGTSERAWTFQHLIWVMLRDQTKLDTQDQQVLAAIKARSEVVSCAHDLTQAFTRLMRERQSQALEPWFQSAKTSGLPEFVTFARGLERDVIALKAALVLRWSNGPVEGIVNNIKLIKRQAYGRASFQLLRQRVLMAM
- a CDS encoding S8 family serine peptidase; its protein translation is MHARTHLFLSLTALLLAACNSTTSGPAADLSADRPGQVATRYAYAALVPLQPGDSVASLQHATGGTVVTWNDATCRAGSGDPCQAIVGINAPTGTTAAQLSALSVPLNRDITVEANKDQFTGGGTLTATIGGARVAWAGGSLLAWSGGARVAWAGGSYAPIPQNTQLWTTLHLQQAQALAPNLGAGVTVAVIDTGIDLNHPAFAGSLTDPATWQDYYAGDTVPQDEGTLGTGGFGHGTNVAGIILQIAPRARIMPIRVLGPDGSGDLTTIAQAITWAVAKGANVINLSLGSTSDSKIIQQAITAATAKGVLVVSSAGNANEDKITYPAASATKIFGLLSVGSVDLTDTKSSFSNYAKELELMAPGENVYAPAPGNLMAAWSGTSQAAPIVAGGLALALGQPLKVPVSNITTSMAATAVNLYTNPLNQRYDKKLGYGRLDLAAFLTPIVK
- a CDS encoding sensor histidine kinase, with protein sequence MRQIRSLSLRLKLTLGYALIFSLSVLLGAAGVYLSASSTLQHSLDTTLSETASVAQASIEHQQGRYVFASGLKPSGDVYVDLLDQRGTRLAFAGTGVDDLPLPPTQGLRTAKARRYLTQQVQGGLFLRVSRSSDILSEVTEMLGRILAIGSLGMILLACAAGYFLADRALRPMDAVARLASRITESGNYTQRVPAVVGTDEMAVLTNTVNRLLDHMAGTIEREQSFARIAAHELRTPLTAIKGRLDLALERPRDNATYQKTLEVMRSRVYALVSLSEGLLELASTDAPLKLQRVELGSVVLDVVERLEEAFKARGKHLELDVGENWVSAELPGLQHLVQNLVENALKHGGGQVVVQVAPGLLAVHDGGMGPDPGEWERLLRPFERGSTAHTVPGNGLGLALVQSLARRWHAVITPSWSEKGFTVELHWPP